The sequence CGGGAAGGGCGGGCTCGGCGGTGGAGGTGCCGAGGATGAGCATGTACTCCTCCTTGAGGTGCCGGATCATGCTGAAGATGTTCAGCTTCAGGAACGCCATGACCGAGCCGAGCACCACCACGACGAACAGGATGGATGTGGCGTAGAACAGGGCGATCAGGCCGCCCATGCTGGTGAGCGATGAGACGCCGTACTTGCCCACGGCAAAGGCCATGGCGCCGAAGGCTCCCAGGGGCGCGGCCTTCATGATGAAGCCGAGGATCTTGAACATGACCCCGGTCAGTCGCTGCACCCCGTCCAGGACCGGGGCGCCCACCTTGCCCATGGCGTTCAGGGCGATCCCGAAGACCACCGCAATGAAGATGATTTGCAGGATGTCGCCAACCACGAAGGGCTGGACCACGCTGGTGGGGATGATGTTGGTGATGAACTGCCACCATTCCTGGTGCTGCCCCGCATCGATCAGCTTGGCGGCCGAGTCCGAGGTCTTGATGGCACCGGGATCGGCGTTCACGCCTTCGCCGAGCCGGAAGACGTTGATGGCCACCAGGCCGAATGCCAGGGCGCAGATGGTGCCGACCTGGAAGTAGGTCAGCGCCTTCAGCCCGGTCATGCCCACCTTCTTCAGGTCCGCCACGCTGGCGATGCCGCCGACGATCGTGAGGAACACGATGGGCCCGATGAGCATCTTCATCGCGTTCACGAAAGTGGTGCCGATCGGTTCCATGGCGATACCGGTTGCCGGGGCAAGCCAGCCGACCAGGATGCCGATGACGATCGCCGTCAGTACCCAAAAGTAGAGCTGGCGGTACCACCGGGTTTTTGGGGCCGCTGTTGTAGCCGCGGCGGTGCTGGTGTGGTCCATGATTCCTACCTCATTGTGGAATGTCGCTGGAGGATGTTCTGAAGAAAGTTGATACGGGGCGGCCGGCGGTACTGCTTCACCGGCCGCCCCGTGCCTGGAATCGGCAACCGGATGGCGGCGCCGGAGGTTGCTGCGCGCCTAGACCGCTGCCGGAGTGAGCGTCAGGGCCTTGATGATGGCTTCGGTGACGTCCTCGGTGTTTGCCTTGCCCCCCACATCGCGGGTCAGGTGGCCAGCGCCGGTGGCCGCTTCGATGGCGGCTTCCACCTGGCGGGCTTCCGCGTGCAGGCCGAAGTGGTCCAGCATCAGGGCGGCGCTGGCGATCGCGCCGATCGGGTTGCTGATGCCCTGGCCGGCGATGTCCGGTGCGGAGCCGTGGACGGGTTCGAACATTGACGGGAAGCGGCGCTCCGGGTTCAGGTTGGCGCTGGCCGCCAGGCCCAGGCTGCCGGCCAGCGCCGAGCCGAGGTCGGAGAGGATGTCGGCGTTCAGGTTGGAGGCGACGACGACGGAGAGGTCCTCGGGCTTGAGGATGAACTTGGCGCTCATGGCATCCACCAGGACGCTTTCGGTCCGGACATCCGGGTAGTCCAGGGCGACGCGGTGGAAGACCTCGTCCCACAGGACCATCCCGTACTGCTGCGCGTTGGACTTGGTGACCGAGGAAACCTTCTTGACGGTCCGGGTCCGGGCCAGGTCGAAGGCGAACCGCATGATGCGCTCGCAGCCCTTCTCGGTGAACAGCGCGGTCTGCAGCGCCACCTCGTTGCCGGGGCCGCGCCCACTGAGGTTCCGGCCGCCGAGGCCGGCGTATTCACCCTCGCTGTTCTCGCGGACCACCACCCAGTCCAGTTCGGTGGTGTCGGCCTTGCGGAGCGGGGACTGCACGCCGGGGAGGAACTTCACCGGGCGGATGTTGGCCCACTGGTCGAAGTTCTGGGTGATGTTCAGGCGCAGGCCCCAGAGGCTGATGTGGTCCGGGACGTTTTCCCAGCCGACGGCGCCGAAGTAGATGGCGTCGAAGTCCTTCAGGGCGTCCAGGCCCTTGGGGTCCATCATCTGGCCGGTCCTGGCGTAGTACTCGCTGCCCCAAGGGAACTCGGTCCAGTCGAACGCAAATTTTCCATTCGAGTTTCCAGCCAGGGCGTCCAGGACGCGGCGTCCGGCGGATACCACTTCCTTGCCCACGCCGTCGGCCGGGATTGAAGCGATGCTGAATGTCTGGTTGGCGCTCATTTGCCTACCTCCTCGTTGAGTGCGGGCAGTGTGCGGGTGTCGCCCCGGTCACACTGTTTTCTTCCTCCTCAAGTAGACGGGCGCGGCGGGGTGGGCGTCCAAGACCAAGATTCGATCCGCCAGATAGGTTGCGCCTATCAATCGCCGCCGGTGCTTACTGGGCGTGGTCCTTGGCCACCTGCAGGAAGGCCCGCGCCGCGGGCGTGAGATCGTCCTTGCGGCTCAGGATGGCCACCTCCAGGTGGGAAACCGGCTCAATGAGGAGCGTGCGCAGCCCGGCCTTCCCGGCGGTGGGGGCCCACGAGGAAGGCATCACCGCGTGCCCCACCCCTGCCAGCACGAGGGGCAGGACCGAGGTACGGTGGGCCACTTCCACGACGATCTCGGCATTGACTCCGCGCGCCAGGGCATCATCCACCAGCCAGCGCATCAGGGATCCCCGCTGGCTGGCGATGAGCCGGTGCCCGTTCAGGTCCTCCCGCGCGATGGCCTCTCCCGGGCCGAAGGTGTCTGCCTGCGGATTGACGATCAGGATCAGCGGCTGGCGCTCCAGCGCAAGCACTTCCACCCCGGGCACCCGGATGGCGGTGGCAGCACCGGCCAGTCCGATCTCGGTGCTGCCGTTACGCACCGATTCGATGACCTCCTCCGGCGTGAAGGCTGCCTCCACGTTCAATCTGACTGACGGGTAGGACCGGGTAAACGCGGCGATCATCGAGGTCAGGGGTTCGATTCCGGGCGAGGGCATGGTGACAATGTCCAGCTGCCCGCTGCGGACGCCGCGCAATGCCTGAACCGCGGATTGCGCGGCGTCCAGGTCCCGCATCACCAGCCGCGCCGGCCCTACCAGCTCCTTGCCTGCGTCGCTGAGGACGGCGCGGCGGCCTATCCGGTGGAACAACGGAACTCCCAGCTCCTTTTCCAGGCCTGCAATGGTCTGCGACAGCGAGGGCTGGGCGATCAACAGGTGTTCGGCCGCGCGGTTGAACCCGCCTTGGTCCACCACCGCCAGGAAATACTTCAGCTTCCGGGTGTCCAAACGGGGCTCCTCTCCGGCCGGGCCTGTGCTGCGGTGCAGCTGTTGCCGTACAGGGGGACCATATCAGCGAACCATTTCCCCCTCTTTAGGCTTATTTCTGCCGCCACTCCCGCCAGGCCCCGGTTCGGACGTATTCTTGGAACCAGGTTTTGTAGTAGGCCGAAGCGCTTCGAACAGGGCTGGAACATGGCGGCTGAACCTTCGGGGCAGGTTGGCTGGGGGCTGCTTCCAGTTACCCCGGAGCCGGTCTTCGACAGCAAGGATGTCGAAACCTTCCTCCGGGAAGTCACCCATGACTTCATGAGCGATATCAAGGGTGAACGCCGCGGTATTGGCTGGGCCGCCACGCTCTTCCGCCTGGGCCAGGGACGCACGCTTGCGGCCAGCACGGAGCAGGCGCGGGAGGCGGACCGGGAACAGTGCTCGTTCGCCGACGGGCCCGTCATGGAGGCCATGCGCACCGAGGCATTCGTCCTGGTATCGGATCTGAGCCGTGACCGGCGGTGGCCCGGTTACGCGAGTGCGGCGTCGGGCCACGGGGTGAAGTCGATGCTTTCGGTGCCCATCATGGCCGAAGGCGGGACGAGCGCCGCCGTCACCTTTTACGCGGGCGTGCCGCACGCGTTTACCAGCGACGACCTGGTCAGGGTTCGGGGCTATGCGCGCCAGATGGCTAGGGCCCTTCGCCTCGTGTTCCGCATGGCCGAGAGGGCGGAAGCGACAGCCGGCCTCGCCGTCGTCCAAAGCTCCCTGGTCCTGGTGGACCTGGCCGTGCGCAGCCTCACCAGCGAATACGGACTCAGCAGGGAGGCCGCGCTGCTTTTCCTGCAGACGCAGGCACTGCACCATGAGCTTGACCTCCGGGACGCGGCCCTGAATGTCGTGGCCCCGGGGGCCGGCCGGGACCGGAACGGCGCACCGCCGTCCGCGTTGCGGCAGGAAGCGTACGACGGCGTCGCGGAGCTTCCGCGTCCGTCGGCGGCGGGGCGGGGCTTTCCAACCGGAAAGCAACCCCGCAGGAACGCTGCGGCGAAGACGGAAACCCCGCCTCCCGCAGAAGGGAGGACAGCATGACCATCCAGAAGCAGGAGCTGCGTTTCATCGCGGACGGGCCGGACAGCCACCCCTGGCGCCGGTTCGTTGCCCTGGGAGACTCCTACACCGAAGGAATCGGCGACCCGGAACCGCTCAGCCTGGGCGGGCTCCGGGGTTGGGCGGACCGCGTGGCCGAGGAGCTGGCGTCCGGCCGTGCCGACTTTGCGTACGCCAACCTGGCCATCCGGGGACTGCTGCTGCGGCAGATCCTCGACGGGCAACTGGCCGCGGCGCTGTCCCTGAAGCCGGACCTTGTCGCCATTGCCGCCGGTGGCAACGACATCATCTTCAGGCACGGCGATCCCGACAAGCTTGCCGGGAAGCTGGACCAGGCCATCGGCACGCTCGCAGCCACCGGTGCCACCGTGCTCCTGTTTGCGGGCCCGGACTGGGGCAACACGCCGGTATTCGGCAAAATCCGCGGCCGCGTGGCCATCTACAACGAGCACCTGCACACCATCGGGGCCCGGCACCACGCCATCATGGTTGACCTGTGGTGCCTGCCGGAGCTTCAGCACGCGTCAATGTGGGACCCCGACCGGCTGCATCTGTCGCCGCTGGGCCACCATGCCGTGGCCGTGGCAACCCTGAATGCGCTGGGCGTGGAGCATGCGCTCAAGCCGTTGCAGCCCAGGCCGCTGCCGGCGCACGGGTGGACGCAGGCCCGGGCCGAGGACCTGGTGTGGGCGCGGCAGTACTTCATGCCGTGGGTGCTCAAGCAGCTGCGGCCCCATCAGGCCGACGCGCTGGCGGCGAAGCGGCCGCAGCCCGGCCCGGTCTTCGGCCAAGGCCGTCCGGGGCCATTCCCGCCGGGCCACCCCGCGGCCGGCCTGAACCCCGGTATGGCGGGTGGACCGGCGCCTCAGGGGCAGGCCGCCTAGTTCCTGGTACCGGCAGCGCGGTGCCTGCGGTGGTCCCCCACCAGGGCGACGAGCGCAGGCACTCCAGCCAACAGGCCCGGAACGGCCAGCAGCAGGCCGTATTCGGGGAGCAGCGCAGAAGCTGCCGCTGCGGTGACGGCTGCAACCAGGGCCGCGATGAGGGCGCCGGACAAACGCCTTCGGACGTCTCTGGCGTTGAAGAAGCGGAAACCGCCGAGGCCCGCGGTGACCGCGGCGAAGGTAATAATGCTCCCGGTCAGGAAGCCGGCGCCCGGGCCTGGAGCATCCTTGAGCCGGTCAATCAGGGCAATTGGCACGGCCAGCATCCAGGCGCTGAGCAGGACCGCGAGGACGCATCCTGCCACGCGGCTCCGAGGTGCCGGACCCAGGGTGTAGATCTGCTCTGCTGGCAGGTCGGCCTGCTGGACGTGGCGGTGGTTTGCAGGCGGCGGCGATTTCGGCAGGCGCATGAAACTCTCAAGCATTGATCCCCCAGACGTAGTGCTTGACGTCTTTTCAACCTACACGGGATGCCGGGAGGGGCAATCTGAACAGGGGGTCAGCGCTTCTTGGGGCCGCGCTTCGAGGCTGCGTTCAGCGCCGACTTCACGGCGGGAGGCAGGACGCCCTGCTCCGTTTCGGGCTCGGCCACTGTTCCGCGCGCCTTCGCGATGGTCTTCATGCCGTGGTAGATCACCAGCGCGGCAGCGGAACCGAGGGCGATGCCGGTGAACTTCAGGTCCCCAATGGTCCAGGTGTAGTCAGCGATGCCGATGATCAGGGCGACGGCGGCGGTGGTCAGGTTGATGGGGTTCGAAAAGTTGACCTTGTTCTGGACCCAGATCTTCACGCCGAGGATGCCGATCATGCCGTACAGCATGGTGGCTGCGCCGCCCAGCACGCCTGCCGGGACCGTGGCGATCAGTTCGCCGAACTTCGGCGAGAAGCTGAGCAGGATGGCGAACATCCCCGCCACCCAATAGGCCGCCGTCGAATACACCTTGGTGGCCGCCATGACGCCGATGTTTTCCGCGTAGGTGGTGGTGCCCGAACCGCCGCCAAAGCCGGCCAGGACGGTAGCGGCACCGTCGGCCATCAGCGCCCGTCCGGAGACGCCGTCGAGGTTCTGCCCCGTCATGGCGGCCACGGACTTCACATGGCCAATGTTCTCCGCCACCAGCACCAGGACCACCGGGACGAACAGCCCCAAAACGCCGAGGTGGAACTCGGGAGTCTGGAAGTGCGGCAGGCCGACCCAGGCTGCGGCGTCCATTTTGTCGTACTTCACCTCGCCCCGGAGCATGGCCACAAGGTACCCAACCACCACGCCCACCAGGATGCTGAGCCTGCCCAGGATCCCGCGGAACAGGACGCTGACCAGGATGATGGTGACAAGCGTGACCAGCGCGGTGATGGGGGCGGCGTCGAAGTTCTGTTTGGCCGCTGGAGCCAGGTTCAGGCCGATCAACGCAACGATGGCCCCAGTGACGATCGGCGGCATCAGCCGGTTGATCCAGCCGGCGCCGAACTTCTGCACCACGGCACCCACCAGGGCAAGTGTGGTTCCCGCCAGCACGACGCCGCCCAGCGCGCCGGGAATCCCGAACTGCGCCTGCGAGGCCGTGATGGGCGCGATGAACGCAAAGCTCGAACCCAGGTAGCTGGGCACCCGGCCCTTGGTGACCACCAGGAACAGCAGCGTGCCGATGCCCGAGAAGAACAGCGTGGTGGCGGGCGGCATCCCGGTGATGATGGGAACCAGGAAGGTGGCGCCGAACATGGCCACCACGTGCTGCATGCCCACGCCGATGGTCAGGGGCCACGCCAGGCGCTCATCGGGGGCCACCACCTGGCCGGGCTTGATGGTTTTGCCGGTGCCGTGCAGCTTCCATTTGATTCCGAGCATGCTCATGGGAAGGAATGCCTTTCAGGGGGTGCCGCGAGGGGGCGAAGATCAACTCGGTCCAGAATACCGCCAAGTTTCCGCGCGCACCCGCTGTGGCCAAGGTCACCCCTGATGCGGGAAGAGCCAACGGTCAGTTGAAGTTGCAACTATGGAAAGCAACCAGGGGCCACCGCGGCAAGGCGGGTGACCCGCAGCGAAAGGTACGCCAATGACCATTGCCCATGAAGAAGCGGTTATCGATTCGGCAGCCGTGGACGCCATTTTCGCCCAGGCACGCACCGCCAACTCCTTCACCGGCGAGGTGACCGAGGAGCAGGCCCAGGCCATCTACGAACTCACCAAGTTCGGCCCCACCGCCTTCAACTCCCAGCCGCTGCGCGTCACCTACGTCCGCTCGGCCGAGGCCCGTGCCACCCTGGTTGACGCCCTGTCCCGCGGCAACCAGGCCAAGACCGCCTCTGCACCGCTCGTGGCCATCCTCAGCTACGACACCGACTGGGCCGGCAAGTGGGACAACTTCCTCCCCGGCTACAACGCCCCCAAGGCCATGTACGACGCCGACCCCGCACTCGCGGCCGCCACGGGCAACAACAACGCCCACCTGCAGGCCGGCTACTTCATCCTGGCCGTCCGCTCGCTTGGCTTCGCCGCAGGTCCCATGACCGGCGCCGACTTCGCCGCGATTGACGCCGCCTTCTTCCCGGCCGGCGACCAGAAGAGCTTCCTGGTGGTCAACATCGGCCAGCCCGGTGAGGAAGCCTGGGGCGACGCAAAGCC comes from Pseudarthrobacter sp. NIBRBAC000502770 and encodes:
- a CDS encoding LysR family transcriptional regulator, whose amino-acid sequence is MDTRKLKYFLAVVDQGGFNRAAEHLLIAQPSLSQTIAGLEKELGVPLFHRIGRRAVLSDAGKELVGPARLVMRDLDAAQSAVQALRGVRSGQLDIVTMPSPGIEPLTSMIAAFTRSYPSVRLNVEAAFTPEEVIESVRNGSTEIGLAGAATAIRVPGVEVLALERQPLILIVNPQADTFGPGEAIAREDLNGHRLIASQRGSLMRWLVDDALARGVNAEIVVEVAHRTSVLPLVLAGVGHAVMPSSWAPTAGKAGLRTLLIEPVSHLEVAILSRKDDLTPAARAFLQVAKDHAQ
- a CDS encoding malonic semialdehyde reductase, producing the protein MTIAHEEAVIDSAAVDAIFAQARTANSFTGEVTEEQAQAIYELTKFGPTAFNSQPLRVTYVRSAEARATLVDALSRGNQAKTASAPLVAILSYDTDWAGKWDNFLPGYNAPKAMYDADPALAAATGNNNAHLQAGYFILAVRSLGFAAGPMTGADFAAIDAAFFPAGDQKSFLVVNIGQPGEEAWGDAKPKYSYGEAVRTV
- a CDS encoding tartrate dehydrogenase, with amino-acid sequence MSANQTFSIASIPADGVGKEVVSAGRRVLDALAGNSNGKFAFDWTEFPWGSEYYARTGQMMDPKGLDALKDFDAIYFGAVGWENVPDHISLWGLRLNITQNFDQWANIRPVKFLPGVQSPLRKADTTELDWVVVRENSEGEYAGLGGRNLSGRGPGNEVALQTALFTEKGCERIMRFAFDLARTRTVKKVSSVTKSNAQQYGMVLWDEVFHRVALDYPDVRTESVLVDAMSAKFILKPEDLSVVVASNLNADILSDLGSALAGSLGLAASANLNPERRFPSMFEPVHGSAPDIAGQGISNPIGAIASAALMLDHFGLHAEARQVEAAIEAATGAGHLTRDVGGKANTEDVTEAIIKALTLTPAAV
- a CDS encoding GAF domain-containing protein yields the protein MAAEPSGQVGWGLLPVTPEPVFDSKDVETFLREVTHDFMSDIKGERRGIGWAATLFRLGQGRTLAASTEQAREADREQCSFADGPVMEAMRTEAFVLVSDLSRDRRWPGYASAASGHGVKSMLSVPIMAEGGTSAAVTFYAGVPHAFTSDDLVRVRGYARQMARALRLVFRMAERAEATAGLAVVQSSLVLVDLAVRSLTSEYGLSREAALLFLQTQALHHELDLRDAALNVVAPGAGRDRNGAPPSALRQEAYDGVAELPRPSAAGRGFPTGKQPRRNAAAKTETPPPAEGRTA
- a CDS encoding uracil-xanthine permease family protein, with product MSMLGIKWKLHGTGKTIKPGQVVAPDERLAWPLTIGVGMQHVVAMFGATFLVPIITGMPPATTLFFSGIGTLLFLVVTKGRVPSYLGSSFAFIAPITASQAQFGIPGALGGVVLAGTTLALVGAVVQKFGAGWINRLMPPIVTGAIVALIGLNLAPAAKQNFDAAPITALVTLVTIILVSVLFRGILGRLSILVGVVVGYLVAMLRGEVKYDKMDAAAWVGLPHFQTPEFHLGVLGLFVPVVLVLVAENIGHVKSVAAMTGQNLDGVSGRALMADGAATVLAGFGGGSGTTTYAENIGVMAATKVYSTAAYWVAGMFAILLSFSPKFGELIATVPAGVLGGAATMLYGMIGILGVKIWVQNKVNFSNPINLTTAAVALIIGIADYTWTIGDLKFTGIALGSAAALVIYHGMKTIAKARGTVAEPETEQGVLPPAVKSALNAASKRGPKKR
- the dctA gene encoding C4-dicarboxylate transporter DctA, which gives rise to MDHTSTAAATTAAPKTRWYRQLYFWVLTAIVIGILVGWLAPATGIAMEPIGTTFVNAMKMLIGPIVFLTIVGGIASVADLKKVGMTGLKALTYFQVGTICALAFGLVAINVFRLGEGVNADPGAIKTSDSAAKLIDAGQHQEWWQFITNIIPTSVVQPFVVGDILQIIFIAVVFGIALNAMGKVGAPVLDGVQRLTGVMFKILGFIMKAAPLGAFGAMAFAVGKYGVSSLTSMGGLIALFYATSILFVVVVLGSVMAFLKLNIFSMIRHLKEEYMLILGTSTAEPALPGLMRKLENAGVKKETVGLVVPTGYSFNLDGAAIYLSLAALYIAQATNTHLSIGQQLGLLAVMLLTSKGAAGVAGGGFIALTATLATIGTIPAAGIMLIFGIDKFMSECRALVNFTGNAVATLFIAWWDRTLDADRVRRVFAGEAVDPLPVTAPGHLEATDGSGAHPHKEPALQEGATGVEPSLPARHPAYSETA
- a CDS encoding SGNH/GDSL hydrolase family protein, which translates into the protein MTIQKQELRFIADGPDSHPWRRFVALGDSYTEGIGDPEPLSLGGLRGWADRVAEELASGRADFAYANLAIRGLLLRQILDGQLAAALSLKPDLVAIAAGGNDIIFRHGDPDKLAGKLDQAIGTLAATGATVLLFAGPDWGNTPVFGKIRGRVAIYNEHLHTIGARHHAIMVDLWCLPELQHASMWDPDRLHLSPLGHHAVAVATLNALGVEHALKPLQPRPLPAHGWTQARAEDLVWARQYFMPWVLKQLRPHQADALAAKRPQPGPVFGQGRPGPFPPGHPAAGLNPGMAGGPAPQGQAA